One stretch of Lysobacter sp. KIS68-7 DNA includes these proteins:
- a CDS encoding enoyl-CoA hydratase-related protein → MSDPVLLTADRGAVRVFTVNRPDKLNALNAATLDALHQAFDTAASDPAVRAIVLTGSGPKAFVAGADIAEMNTLSPVDGRDFSLRGQRMMRRVEKMPKPVIAMINGFALGGGLELAMSCHLRIAADTAKVGQPEINLGLIPGFGGTQRLLRLAGRAATLELCLAGAPIDAARAMQLGIVNRVVPAAELEAQTMALADQFANAAPLALRGILDCINVGGECGIEEGLEYESAQFGLMFSTQDMREGTSAFLERRKPAFSGR, encoded by the coding sequence ATGTCCGACCCCGTCCTGCTCACCGCCGACCGCGGCGCCGTTCGCGTTTTCACAGTGAATCGCCCGGACAAGCTGAACGCCTTGAACGCCGCCACCCTCGATGCCCTGCACCAGGCCTTCGACACGGCCGCTTCGGATCCGGCAGTGCGCGCCATCGTGCTCACCGGCAGCGGCCCGAAGGCCTTCGTGGCCGGCGCCGACATCGCCGAGATGAACACCTTGTCCCCGGTCGACGGTCGCGACTTCTCCCTGCGCGGGCAACGGATGATGCGGCGCGTGGAGAAGATGCCCAAGCCCGTCATCGCCATGATCAACGGCTTCGCCCTCGGCGGCGGGCTGGAGCTCGCGATGAGCTGCCACCTGCGCATCGCCGCGGACACCGCCAAGGTCGGCCAGCCCGAGATCAACCTCGGCCTGATCCCGGGCTTCGGCGGCACGCAGCGCCTGCTGCGCCTGGCCGGTCGCGCCGCGACGCTCGAGCTGTGCCTGGCCGGTGCGCCGATCGACGCCGCGCGCGCCATGCAGTTGGGCATCGTCAACCGCGTCGTTCCCGCTGCCGAACTCGAAGCGCAGACGATGGCGCTGGCCGACCAGTTCGCCAACGCCGCACCGCTCGCGCTGCGCGGCATCCTGGATTGCATCAACGTCGGCGGCGAGTGCGGCATCGAAGAAGGCCTGGAATACGAAAGCGCGCAGTTCGGCCTGATGTTCTCCACGCAGGACATGCGCGAAGGCACCAGCGCGTTCCTCGAACGTCGCAAGCCCGCGTTCTCCGGCCGCTGA
- the nth gene encoding endonuclease III has product MAVAKKKPRTRRSKLTRAEITELFTRLRELNPRPTTELEYTTPFELLVAVVLSAQATDVGVNKATRKLFPVANTPAALVALGEEKLKRHIATIGLFNTKAANVIALSRTLVEQYDSQVPRTREALEALPGVGRKTANVVLNTAFGEATMAVDTHIFRVANRTGLAPGKDVRQVEDNLLHVVPEEFLRDAHHWLILHGRYTCTARKPNCPGCPIRDLCRYNEKTLAPASDAPVSRGRNLSQ; this is encoded by the coding sequence ATGGCCGTCGCAAAGAAGAAGCCGCGCACGCGTCGCAGCAAACTTACGCGCGCCGAAATCACCGAACTCTTCACGCGCCTGCGCGAGCTCAACCCCAGGCCGACCACCGAACTCGAATACACCACGCCCTTCGAACTGCTGGTCGCCGTCGTGCTCTCCGCGCAGGCCACCGACGTCGGCGTGAACAAGGCCACGCGCAAGCTCTTCCCCGTCGCCAACACGCCGGCCGCACTGGTGGCGCTCGGTGAAGAGAAGCTCAAGCGCCATATCGCGACCATCGGCCTGTTCAACACCAAGGCCGCGAACGTGATCGCACTCAGTCGCACGCTGGTCGAGCAATACGACAGCCAGGTGCCGCGCACGCGCGAAGCCCTCGAAGCCCTGCCCGGCGTCGGCCGCAAGACCGCGAACGTGGTGCTGAACACCGCGTTTGGTGAGGCGACCATGGCGGTGGACACCCACATCTTCCGCGTCGCCAACCGCACCGGCCTTGCGCCCGGCAAGGATGTGCGACAAGTGGAAGACAACCTCCTTCACGTCGTCCCGGAGGAGTTCCTGCGCGACGCCCACCACTGGCTGATCCTGCACGGCCGCTACACCTGCACCGCGCGCAAGCCCAATTGCCCGGGCTGCCCGATCCGCGATCTATGCCGCTACAACGAGAAAACGCTTGCACCAGCTTCTGACGCGCCGGTGTCACGCGGTCGCAACTTGTCACAATAA
- a CDS encoding enoyl-CoA hydratase/isomerase family protein, whose amino-acid sequence MSLVERIDHGPIVELKLARPPVNALNPALCNDLREALAAAVRDGAQGIVLSGGPKVFSAGLDVPYLLSLGDDRAALMTAWSAFFDCARAIAETPVPVVAALAGHAPAGGCVLALCCDYRVMAEGPYRLGLNETQVGLVAPEGVQWLMRRVVGLHRAERLLVAGEMLDSAQAHAIGLVDELTDIDNVATRARLWLEALIALPREPMLRTRAISRADVVAAMQPERIQLASFVDAWSQPDTQAGLKALIARLGK is encoded by the coding sequence ATGTCGCTCGTCGAACGCATCGATCACGGCCCCATCGTCGAACTGAAGCTGGCGCGCCCGCCGGTCAACGCGCTGAATCCGGCGCTGTGCAATGACCTGCGCGAAGCCCTCGCCGCCGCGGTGCGCGACGGCGCGCAGGGCATCGTGCTGTCGGGCGGCCCGAAGGTATTTTCGGCGGGCCTGGACGTGCCCTACCTGCTCTCGCTCGGCGACGATCGCGCCGCGCTGATGACCGCGTGGTCGGCGTTCTTCGATTGCGCACGTGCGATCGCCGAAACACCGGTGCCGGTCGTGGCCGCGCTGGCCGGCCATGCGCCCGCGGGCGGATGCGTGCTCGCGTTGTGCTGCGACTACCGCGTGATGGCGGAAGGCCCCTATCGCCTCGGGCTCAACGAAACCCAGGTGGGCCTGGTCGCGCCGGAAGGCGTGCAATGGTTGATGCGTCGCGTCGTCGGCCTGCATCGCGCGGAGCGCTTGCTCGTCGCCGGCGAAATGCTCGACAGCGCGCAGGCGCATGCGATCGGCCTGGTGGACGAACTGACGGACATCGACAACGTCGCTACGCGCGCGCGCCTGTGGCTCGAAGCGCTGATCGCGTTGCCGCGCGAACCGATGCTGCGCACGCGTGCGATTTCGCGCGCGGATGTCGTGGCGGCGATGCAGCCGGAGCGGATCCAGCTCGCATCGTTCGTGGATGCATGGAGCCAGCCCGATACGCAGGCCGGCCTGAAGGCGTTGATTGCGCGACTCGGGAAGTAA
- a CDS encoding FKBP-type peptidyl-prolyl cis-trans isomerase N-terminal domain-containing protein — protein sequence MKLRLLAAAMAALTLTAGVASAQDTTTEKGKVSYYFGYQFGRDLVDSGEQVDLPTVYKAMQDGYAKKQPSVTEEQMRPAVQAMQKRQQAKMEQAKAAYEKAAAENKTKSDSFLAQNKAKPGIKTLPSGVQYRVIESGTGAKPTTGSTVDLEVLGPFGYGQRPPEAANAKAQPLSGIKMSDVEMTGMREALQQMPAGSKWEVFLPPDKAYGANPRSPFPPNVAVSFEVKLVSVK from the coding sequence ATGAAGTTGCGTTTGCTCGCCGCCGCCATGGCGGCCCTGACCCTGACGGCCGGCGTCGCGTCCGCACAGGACACCACGACCGAGAAGGGCAAGGTCAGTTACTACTTCGGCTACCAGTTCGGCCGCGACCTCGTAGACAGCGGCGAGCAGGTCGACCTGCCGACGGTGTACAAGGCCATGCAGGACGGTTACGCCAAGAAGCAGCCGTCCGTCACCGAAGAACAGATGCGCCCGGCCGTGCAGGCCATGCAGAAGCGCCAGCAGGCCAAGATGGAACAGGCCAAGGCTGCGTATGAAAAGGCCGCCGCCGAGAACAAGACCAAGAGCGACTCGTTCCTGGCCCAGAACAAGGCGAAGCCCGGCATCAAGACCCTGCCGAGCGGCGTGCAGTACCGCGTGATCGAAAGCGGCACCGGCGCCAAGCCGACCACCGGCAGCACCGTCGACCTCGAAGTCCTCGGCCCGTTCGGTTACGGCCAGCGTCCGCCGGAAGCCGCCAACGCCAAGGCCCAGCCGCTCTCCGGCATCAAGATGAGCGACGTCGAGATGACCGGCATGCGCGAAGCGCTGCAGCAGATGCCGGCCGGTTCGAAGTGGGAAGTCTTCCTCCCGCCGGACAAGGCCTACGGTGCGAACCCGCGTTCGCCGTTCCCGCCGAACGTCGCTGTCTCGTTCGAAGTGAAGCTGGTCAGCGTCAAGTAA
- a CDS encoding copper chaperone PCu(A)C, translating into MEILRRATFALILAASAVAPACAKGKADCVPVVREGWIRLVPGGMPMHAGFGRIENKCAMPATIVGARSPAYDSAELHETKIVDGVNRMRAVPELRIAPDDAAVLKPGGLHLMLMDPHAPLKVGSKVVIEFPLQDGRVVRGEFDVRAPDAVAP; encoded by the coding sequence ATGGAAATCCTTCGCCGCGCCACCTTCGCCCTCATCCTCGCCGCCTCTGCCGTTGCGCCCGCGTGCGCGAAAGGCAAGGCCGATTGCGTTCCCGTCGTTCGCGAAGGCTGGATCCGCCTGGTGCCCGGCGGCATGCCCATGCACGCTGGCTTCGGCCGCATCGAGAACAAGTGCGCGATGCCGGCCACCATCGTCGGTGCGCGCAGTCCCGCCTACGACAGCGCCGAGTTGCATGAGACGAAGATCGTCGACGGCGTGAACCGCATGCGCGCGGTGCCCGAGTTGCGCATCGCACCCGACGACGCGGCCGTGCTCAAGCCCGGCGGCCTGCACCTGATGCTGATGGATCCGCATGCGCCGCTGAAGGTCGGCAGCAAGGTCGTGATCGAATTCCCGCTGCAGGACGGGCGCGTGGTGCGCGGCGAGTTCGACGTGCGCGCGCCTGACGCCGTCGCGCCCTAA
- a CDS encoding sulfurtransferase, with translation MTGWTTLVQAETLAIALGRPDIAIVDCRFSIQNPGAGESAYLIGHLPNAVYAHLDRDLSNIGKQGVGRHPWPDAGTFTTKLGEWGISPQTQVIAYDDGEGAHAARFWFLMRELGHEKVAVLDGGWKRWTALGLPVDSSVKRPITTRYNGTFDTSRLLDADDVQQRLAAGEVLIDARGADRFRGENETIDRVAGHVPGAVSRPFPTNLDDHGRFKTPMQLADEFRALLGGKTAEETMVMCGSGVTACHHLLAMERAGLRGARLYTGSWSGWISDPSRQIATGA, from the coding sequence ATGACCGGCTGGACCACCCTCGTGCAGGCGGAAACGCTCGCGATCGCCCTCGGGCGCCCCGACATCGCGATCGTCGATTGCCGGTTCTCCATCCAGAACCCCGGTGCCGGCGAAAGCGCCTACCTGATCGGGCACCTGCCCAACGCGGTGTACGCGCACCTGGACCGCGACCTGTCGAACATCGGCAAGCAGGGCGTCGGCCGCCACCCGTGGCCGGACGCGGGGACCTTCACCACCAAGCTCGGCGAGTGGGGGATTTCGCCGCAGACGCAGGTGATCGCCTACGACGATGGCGAAGGCGCGCACGCGGCGCGTTTCTGGTTCCTGATGCGCGAACTCGGGCACGAGAAAGTGGCCGTGCTCGACGGCGGTTGGAAGCGCTGGACGGCGCTCGGCCTGCCCGTCGATTCGAGCGTGAAGCGACCGATCACCACCCGCTACAACGGCACCTTCGACACCTCGCGCCTGCTCGATGCCGACGACGTGCAGCAACGCCTCGCTGCGGGCGAAGTGTTGATCGATGCACGCGGTGCGGACCGCTTCCGCGGCGAGAACGAAACGATCGATCGCGTCGCGGGGCACGTGCCCGGCGCGGTGAGTCGTCCGTTCCCGACCAACCTCGACGACCACGGGCGCTTCAAGACGCCCATGCAGCTCGCCGACGAATTCCGCGCGCTGCTTGGCGGCAAGACGGCGGAGGAAACGATGGTGATGTGCGGCTCGGGCGTGACGGCCTGCCACCACTTGCTGGCGATGGAACGCGCGGGCCTGCGCGGCGCGCGCTTGTACACGGGCTCGTGGAGCGGTTGGATCTCCGATCCGTCGAGGCAGATCGCGACCGGGGCCTGA
- the uvrA gene encoding excinuclease ABC subunit UvrA has translation MAMDFIRIRGARTHNLKNLDIDLPREKLIVITGLSGSGKSSLAFDTIYAEGQRRYVESLSAYARQFLSVMEKPDVDHIEGLSPAIAIEQKATSHNPRSTVGTITEIYDYLRLLFARVGTPRCPDHGYPLEAQTISQMVDQVLALGRDPKLAEQRWMLLAPVIRERKGEHAQVFEQLRAQGFVRVRVDGVLHEIDAVPPLALRQKHTIEAVIDRFKVREDLKQRLAESFETALKLGDGMAIVQAIDDTNAAPLLFSSKYSCPVCDYSLPELEPRLFSFNSPVGACPTCDGLGVSQFFDPSRVVVHPELSLAAGAVRGWDRRNVYYFQLIASLARHYGFDVDAAWQELDEEQRNAVLHGSGNDTITFTYLTEAGGRTQRKHKFEGILPNLERRYKETESAAVREELAKYISERACVECGGARLNRSARNVFVADKPLSDIVVLPVDEALTFFHHLELPGWRGEIAVKIVKEIGERLRFLVDVGLDYLTLERKADTLSGGEAQRIRLASQIGAGLVGVMYVLDEPSIGLHQRDNERLLGTLTRLRDLGNTVIVVEHDEDAIRLADHIVDIGPGAGVHGGEIVAQGVFADILKAPRSLTGQYMSGKKQIAVPAHRHKPNKKMQLHLSGATGNNLKNVDLEIPAGLFTAITGVSGSGKSTLINDTLYALAANEINGASHKPAPYREVNGLDLFDKVVDIDQSPIGRTPRSNPATYTGLFTPLRELFASVPESRARGYSPGRFSFNVRGGRCEACQGDGLIKVEMHFLPDVYVPCDVCHGKRYNRETLEILYKGYSIHDVLEMTVEDALSLFEPVPAIARKLETLVDVGLTYVKLGQPATTLSGGEAQRVKLSKELSRRDTGRTLYILDEPTTGLHFHDIEHLLAVLHKLRDDGNTIVVIEHNLDVIKTADWVIDLGPEGGHRGGMILAAGTPEDIAGIGHSHTGRFLAKVLGTEAKPTKPAPSPRPEAPRPPTKAEKEEAKKAAKKAAKDAKPGKRKSAA, from the coding sequence ATGGCGATGGATTTCATCCGCATCCGCGGCGCGCGGACGCACAACCTCAAGAACCTGGACATCGACCTGCCCAGGGAGAAGCTGATCGTCATCACCGGCCTGTCCGGTTCGGGCAAATCGTCGCTGGCCTTCGACACCATCTATGCCGAAGGGCAGCGTCGCTACGTCGAATCGCTGTCGGCCTACGCGCGGCAGTTCCTGAGCGTGATGGAGAAGCCCGACGTCGACCACATCGAGGGGCTGAGCCCGGCGATCGCGATCGAACAGAAGGCGACCTCGCACAACCCGCGCTCCACCGTCGGCACCATCACCGAGATCTACGATTACCTGCGCTTGCTGTTCGCGCGCGTGGGCACCCCGCGTTGCCCCGACCACGGCTATCCGCTGGAAGCGCAGACCATCAGCCAGATGGTCGACCAGGTGCTGGCCCTCGGCCGCGACCCGAAGCTCGCCGAGCAACGCTGGATGCTGCTCGCGCCGGTGATCCGCGAACGCAAGGGCGAGCACGCGCAGGTGTTCGAACAACTGCGCGCGCAGGGTTTCGTGCGCGTGCGCGTGGATGGCGTGCTGCACGAAATCGACGCCGTCCCGCCGCTCGCGCTGCGCCAGAAGCACACGATCGAAGCGGTGATCGACCGCTTCAAGGTCCGCGAGGACCTCAAGCAGCGCCTGGCCGAATCCTTCGAGACCGCGCTGAAGCTCGGCGACGGCATGGCCATCGTGCAGGCGATCGACGACACGAACGCCGCGCCGCTGCTGTTCTCGTCGAAGTACAGCTGCCCGGTGTGCGACTACTCGCTGCCGGAGCTCGAGCCGCGCCTGTTCTCGTTCAACTCGCCGGTGGGCGCGTGCCCGACTTGCGACGGCCTGGGCGTGAGCCAGTTCTTCGATCCCTCGCGCGTGGTCGTGCATCCGGAGCTCTCGCTCGCCGCGGGCGCCGTGCGCGGATGGGATCGCCGCAACGTCTACTACTTCCAGCTGATCGCTTCGCTCGCGCGCCACTACGGCTTCGACGTCGACGCCGCGTGGCAGGAGCTGGACGAAGAACAGCGCAACGCCGTGCTGCATGGCAGCGGCAACGACACGATCACCTTCACCTACCTCACCGAAGCGGGCGGGCGCACGCAGCGCAAGCACAAGTTCGAAGGGATCCTGCCGAACCTCGAACGCCGCTACAAGGAAACCGAAAGCGCCGCGGTGCGCGAGGAACTCGCCAAGTACATCAGCGAGCGCGCGTGCGTGGAATGCGGTGGCGCGCGCTTGAACCGCTCCGCGCGCAACGTGTTCGTCGCGGACAAGCCGCTGTCGGACATCGTGGTGCTACCGGTCGATGAAGCGCTCACCTTCTTCCACCACCTCGAACTGCCCGGCTGGCGCGGCGAGATCGCGGTCAAGATCGTCAAGGAAATCGGAGAGCGCCTGCGCTTCCTCGTCGACGTGGGCCTGGATTACCTGACGCTCGAACGCAAGGCCGACACGCTCTCCGGCGGCGAAGCGCAGCGCATCCGCCTTGCTTCGCAGATCGGTGCCGGCCTGGTGGGCGTAATGTACGTGCTCGACGAGCCTTCGATCGGCCTGCACCAGCGCGACAACGAACGCCTGCTCGGCACGCTGACGCGCTTGAGGGACCTGGGCAACACCGTCATCGTCGTCGAGCATGACGAAGACGCGATCCGCCTGGCCGACCACATCGTCGACATCGGCCCCGGTGCAGGCGTGCATGGTGGCGAGATCGTCGCGCAGGGCGTGTTCGCCGACATCCTCAAGGCACCGCGCTCGCTCACCGGCCAGTACATGAGCGGCAAGAAGCAGATCGCCGTGCCGGCGCACCGCCACAAGCCGAACAAGAAGATGCAGTTGCATCTGTCCGGCGCGACGGGCAACAACCTCAAGAACGTCGACCTCGAGATTCCCGCGGGCCTGTTCACCGCCATCACCGGCGTGTCGGGTTCCGGCAAGTCGACGCTGATCAACGACACGCTCTACGCGCTGGCCGCCAACGAGATCAACGGCGCCTCGCACAAACCCGCGCCGTATCGCGAAGTGAACGGCCTGGACCTGTTCGACAAGGTCGTCGACATCGACCAGTCGCCGATCGGCCGCACGCCGCGTTCGAATCCGGCGACCTACACCGGCTTGTTCACGCCGCTGCGCGAGCTCTTCGCTTCCGTGCCCGAATCGCGTGCGCGCGGTTATTCGCCGGGGCGTTTCAGTTTCAACGTGCGCGGTGGCCGTTGCGAGGCGTGCCAGGGCGACGGCCTGATCAAGGTCGAGATGCACTTCCTGCCGGACGTGTACGTGCCCTGCGATGTCTGCCACGGCAAGCGCTACAACCGCGAAACGCTGGAGATCCTCTACAAGGGCTACAGCATCCACGACGTGCTGGAGATGACGGTCGAAGATGCGCTCTCGCTGTTCGAACCGGTGCCCGCAATCGCACGCAAGCTCGAAACACTGGTGGACGTGGGCCTGACCTACGTGAAGCTCGGCCAGCCGGCGACCACGCTCTCGGGTGGTGAAGCGCAGCGCGTGAAGCTGTCGAAGGAACTCTCGCGGCGCGATACCGGCCGCACGCTCTACATCCTCGACGAGCCCACCACCGGCCTGCACTTCCACGACATCGAGCATCTGCTCGCCGTGCTGCACAAGCTGCGCGACGACGGCAATACGATCGTGGTGATCGAGCACAACCTGGACGTCATCAAGACGGCGGACTGGGTGATCGACCTCGGCCCCGAAGGCGGCCATCGCGGCGGCATGATCCTCGCGGCGGGCACGCCGGAGGACATCGCCGGCATCGGGCATTCGCACACCGGGCGCTTCCTCGCGAAGGTGCTCGGCACGGAAGCCAAGCCGACGAAGCCTGCGCCCTCGCCGCGACCGGAAGCCCCGCGCCCGCCGACCAAGGCTGAAAAGGAAGAGGCGAAGAAGGCCGCGAAGAAGGCGGCGAAGGATGCCAAGCCGGGCAAGCGGAAGTCCGCTGCATGA
- a CDS encoding thioesterase family protein — protein MSEPARTALFRMPMALRWRDLDAFNHVNNSTFLTFLEEARIRWFESLQREWLNDTMMPLLAAVQLNYRAPIPYPADVEVSLFADRAGNTSVTIGHRIESPDGATLYADGHVVMVWIDPSTGRPIPLPDAVREMANAASAP, from the coding sequence ATGAGCGAGCCCGCGCGCACGGCCTTGTTCCGCATGCCCATGGCGTTGCGCTGGCGCGACCTGGACGCGTTCAACCACGTCAACAATTCCACCTTCCTCACGTTCCTGGAGGAAGCGCGCATCCGTTGGTTCGAATCGCTGCAGCGCGAATGGTTGAACGACACGATGATGCCGCTGCTGGCAGCGGTGCAATTGAACTACCGCGCGCCGATTCCCTACCCCGCGGACGTCGAGGTGTCGCTGTTCGCCGATCGCGCGGGCAACACGAGCGTGACGATCGGCCATCGCATCGAATCGCCGGACGGCGCGACGCTCTACGCCGACGGCCACGTGGTGATGGTGTGGATCGATCCGTCGACCGGGCGACCGATCCCGTTGCCGGACGCAGTGCGCGAAATGGCGAACGCCGCCAGCGCGCCTTAG